ATGCCCTGGCACAAGTTCAGTTACTAAGTAGGTGAATACTGAATTTCTGTGTCAACAGACAAGCAATGCTTCTGTCTGAGAATTCCTGGAAGATGGGGGATGGGCATGGCAACCTCACAGCAGTTCATACTAAAGAATGTGAAGGcttaaaaaatgtgtaaagCTTCCCAGACATTGCATGAATGTTTCTGAAATCTCTAGGTTGGCTATACCCCAGACTGGATCTTCTTACTGAGAAGTGTGATGCGAGTCAGTCCAGAGCAAGGCCTGCAGTTCTCTCAGATGCTGGTACAGGATGAGGAGCCACTGGCTAACATTAACCAGGTGATGCCTACAACAAGAGTACTGGTCTCTTTCTAGACAGAGGTAATAGCATAGTACCATTTTGGTGACTGGTAAGGCCAGTTCAGGTCTCTAGTTGACTTGACTAGAATAGTTTAGTCACTTTAACCAAGTTTGGTTACCATTAAGTCTTGAGGCAAGTGTGCTCTCAAGTTCTTGTGGAAGCTTTCTGGCTTATTACTGTAATATTGATAATGAATCTGCCCCAGTCTTAGTCTAAGCAATAGTGTTGCTGTCCTACTATTGGTGTTAATGGAGCATACACTAACTCTTCCCATGCAGAGAATTTACAGGAAGGCAAACAAAGTCAAGTGCTGGCTGCCAGTGGCCATTTCTGGTTAAATGGACAGAGAAATAAGGCAACAATttacattaataaataataGAAGTTACTTAGAAAAAGTCTTGGCTTTTCTTGTAGCAACTACTTCAACAAGAGAGAAGGGATGGGATTTGCATGCTGTGTTAAGATTAGAGTGGGTGGCAAAATCTGGCACAATAGCTTAAAGTAATGTGCTGCTTACAttctagagaaaaagaaaacggCGTGAAACTTGTCTCTATTACCATGGTAGCAATCCTGTGACAACAAAGGGAATACAGCATGCTAGGTGCTGTGATGAGCTGCCTTTCTAGCCAGGCCACTAGTATATACAGGTAaatgtgcatgtatgtatatagaCCCCCTTCTCTAACTTGACTGATCTCAACAGATTGTGGATGTGTTCATGGAGAACAGTCTTATTCAGCAGTGCACGTCCTTTCTGTTGGATGCCCTGAAAAATAACCGCCCTGCAGAAGGCCACCTTCAGACTCGTCTCCTGGAAATGAATTTGATTCATGCCCCACAGGTAAGATCTCTTAACCTAGTTCCTCaaaaaagtgaaggagagaCAGTGGTAGGCTTGCACAAGAATATGATGTCTGATACTGATAGCCATAAGTAGTTAAGCAACATCAGAGACTAATAATGAGTCAGTGCTGTGACTCTTCAATAACCTTCAGGCTGAGCTGTGGTGATTCTCTGACAGTCTGAATATGAAATGTAACCTCCTAGGTTGCAGATGCCATTCTTGGAAACCAAATGTTTACACACTATGATCGTGCTCATATTGCCCAGTTGTGTGAGAAGGCAGGCTTGCTCCAGCGAGCTTTGGAACACTACACGGATCTCTATGATATTAAACGTGCTGTTGTTCATACTCACCTCTTGAATCCTGAGGTAAGTCTGTCTTACAGAGTAAGAAAGTGGGAGCTTAAATACATGAACACTCTTTAGCACTTTTTAGCTGCTAAAAATCCCTGCAGCTGCTATAAGGTGGTTTGTAGGTAGCAAAGTAGCACATGCAGCTGTGATTCAAGAACACTTGTCTAGCTAATGATTAAACTGTAATCTATACTTTTGATGGCTTAAATCTGACCTCAGTTTCCCAGGTGGGCATTTCAAATCTTGCTTCCAAACTGTGTTTTGTAGTTGTAAAGATGGtgaatgtgtttctttttaagtctttgGTCTTAGCACATGGAAGAATTCTCTCTAGTAGCTGGGGTAGAAACTCTGTCTAGCTGCCACATTTTAGAAGTCAAATCCTGTATAAGTTACTGAGTAAAACTTCTCTCTTTGCAGTGGCTTGTGAACTTCTTTGGCTCTCTCTCAGTTGAAGACTCTGTGGAGTGTTTGCGTGCCATGCTGTCAGCCAACATTAGGCAAAACCTACAACTCTGTGTACAAGTTGCTTCTAAATACCATGAGCAGCTTGGTACCCAGTCTCTTGTGGAGCTTTTTGAATCTTTCAAAAGCTATGAAGGTACAGTATTAGAGGGAAGCAGCTTACTTGGAAGCACTACTTGATTGAAGCTAATAGTAAGGATTGTAGCTTTTATGGGAGAGGTACTTGTCACATGGCTGGACCTTAGAATGCATTTATCAAAGTGAGCCCTAGGGGTAGCTTTGTACTAGATGGTTTCTTAACCCTCTTGAGTAAAGatcagaaagaaagatgaaacctgaaagaggggaaaaattccttctgatttttttcctgcagttgaATGAAAGCTACTTTCTCAGCAGGGTTGAACCAAGTCACAAGCTGAAGCCCATGAAAGTCTGCACTTGCTTCACTTACCTTTCTAACTATGTTAAAAACATGTGACTCTTTCTAGGACTGTTCTATTTCTTGGGTTCCATTGTAAACTTCAGCCAGGATCCAGATGTTCATTTCAAGTACATCCAGGCAGCTTGCAAGACTGGTCAGATAAAGGAAGTGGAAAGAATCTGCCGTGAAAGTAACTGCTATAACCCAGAACGGGTGAAAAACTTTCTGAAGGTAAGTATTCTGTCCAATGGATTGACCAGTCCTCTGTATGTTTTGCTTAGCAGCAGAACTACGGCCTTCTAATGGAGGGAAATACTAACTCAAGGTTTAGCTGGCATGGCTGTGAGTAGTCTACTGTGTAGCTGGAATAGGAATCTGATCCTATTCCAGGCATATAATAGGTCCTGTTTAGACTacctctgggaaaaaaaatcccaacttcACCATTCCTTTAAAATTAGCCTGTATGATATAACTTGCACCAGACTCATGAGTATGTTGTCACCTACCAGTAGGTGAATCTAGGCTGGCAGAAGGAAAGACTATGCTGAAGTATTCAGAAGGAGCTTTATCAAGGGTATTGGCAAGACAAAGCTTGTTAAGCTGGAGTCAAGCTATACTACAATACTTCACGTGCGTTGTGTCTGGTAAAATGGGATTTTAATGCCACTTCATTTTGCACTGTTAAGTTCTTGGCCCAGCAACTGTCTTCTGAATTGATATGTGAATTGATAGTCAATTTGAAGCTAGAGATGTTGGCACTTCATGAAGAGCTTAAACTTAAAACTCAACTGATAGACTGGCCACATGGTATTCATAGTGGGTAATTTCCTTTTGAAGTCAATTGTCTGCTTGGCAGTCTTAAATTTGTATGTATTGTGACTTCTAGTGCTAAGGGAACTTGGCCAGACTTTCCTGCTTTGAAAACACTTCAACAAATGGTGgttgcttactttttttttgcacaaaataCAGGAGGCAAAGCTCACTGACCAGCTTCCTCTGATCATTGTCTGTGATCGATTTGACTTTGTTCATGACCTGGTGCTCTACTTATATCGCAATAATCTGCAGAAGTATATAGAGATCTATGTACAGAAGGTAAGGGGAATCCAGTTTTAAGCTCTTGCTCTTTCCTTCCTTAGAAGGAACTTAACCTTTCACTAGACTAATGCAGAATCTGCTATGTCTTTTTATGCCTGTACTTTTAGTGCAGAGGCTCTTCAATAAGCCTTTTGTCTATTATAAACCTATAAGTGTAGTTTTTCCTGgaatgtatataaaaatgtgttagTAACTTAAAATTCATTACTCTAAAGCATAGTTTAAATTGTTAACAAGAACTTCCCCATGTGGAAGACTGGGGTGGGTTATTAGTAATGCTAATAACTAATTTTAATGATGGGGGTTTATTCTAGGTGAATCCTAGCCGTATACCAGCGGTGGTTGGAGGGCTTCTTGATGTGGATTGTTCTGAAGATGTCATTAAGAACTTGATCATGGTGGTTAGAGGCCAGTTCTCAACAGATGAGCTGGTggctgaagtggaaaaaagaaataggtaATGAAAATGCATCTGTAGACACGAGTGTTGGGTTTTCCTGACCATGGTATACACTCAAATTGAATTGGGTGCAGTTTTGTTGAATGATACAATACTAATActgttttatgtttctttataGAAAAGCAGCTTAGATTTGCTAGTCAGTCTCTTGATTACTTGGGCCATATACGAATGCCTGACAGCACTACATGATGAGTAACATGGCTTTTGAACACTTCCTGTACAGCCAACCATAGGATGTGCCTTTGGAGTAAATCTGGATAAAACTGTCTTGACAGTCTTGTTGAAGGCACACAGCAGCTTGTGTAATTAGTTTGTAGGTACCTGTAAAATAAGCAAATGGTTTTAAGTGTGAAGAGCCAGCTAATAGAACAGGAGTTGAAAGACTGCAAAACTAGTGCCATCTGCAACCGTACCTGATGTTAAACTGCAGATCTGGCCTCTACTCATTTAatactcattaaaaataactggCTGGTCTCAGTCTGCTTTTAAGTCTGACCAGCAGATTAGCTTGAAGGGAAGGCAAGGTATTAATGGGTAGCTGTCAAGCATACCTCAATCTGACTTATAAAcctaaaatatttgcttcttcAAAGGCTTAAGCTGCTGTTGCCGTGGCTTGAATCAAGGATTCATGAAGGCTGTGAAGAACCTGCAACTCATAATGCCTTGGCCAAAATCTACATtgacagtaataataatccAGAGCGGTTCCTTCGTGAGAATCCTTACTATGACAGCCGGGTAGTTGGCAAATACTGTGAAAAGAGGGACCCTCATCTGGCCTGCGTTGCTTATGAGAGGGGGCAATGTGATCTGGAACTCATAAAGGTTAGCAAAACTGCATTTATAAACATGTTAAAGAACTACTTGCTGCCTGAAGTGGAAGCCTAGCTGGCTCTTTGTCTTAACACTTGCAGAATCTTGTCTTGCAGTCTCACTCAGGAGTTGAGGTAGGCAGGATTCTTCTATATGGAGACAGTAACCTTCATGCTGATGAGAAGAACTCTTATGCTATATGTCCAAACTAAAATTATATAACTCTGCAACTGTAGGGTACCATTCATGTCCTTTCATCTGCTCATTCTGctcaaaattaaactttttattgGGCCTAGTTAATGAATATGCCTACTATTAAACCTTTGttaatatgatttttttgaGCCTTGAGCACTTGATCAGCAGAAGGGACAGGCTCTCATCTAGCTTGACTCTACAGTaggaagaaaagctttcctGCAACTAGAATGGGGCTTGTAATTTTCCCTTATTGTTGACTCTGAGAGTTGCTCCAATGCGTAActagaaatgaggaaaagaaatgttgacAGTCAAACTGTAAGGACTTACTCCGATAGCATTCCTCTCCTATCTTAAGCTTGTTGATTCCTAGAACCTCCCTTGGAAGTTCAAGGGCAAGTGAAATTCCCAGGGTTCTCCAAACACATCCTAATTTCACACTGAACACCAGAGTTTAATGCCAGATTGTAGTGCTTGTGACtgttgagaaagaaaacattctccTCTACCTGCACTTTTGCACTAGTATATGCAAAGAATGTCAGCTGTGTAGGGCTAAGAACTAGCCTGTTTTACCTGGTTTGAAAAGTAAATGCTGTTCCCTGGTAAGGCCTACCCTGTGAGTGTTAAAATGGTGCTATAATCTAGGCTTCCTGTTGAAAGTGGATGACTTTCCAGACTGAAGCAGCTATTTTTGAAGTAATACCTCCTCtatagctgtaaaaaaaaaaaataaaaatctggatATATTTAGCACTCTTTATTTCAGGGTATGAAGGTGGGTCCGAGCTGTTGACTTTACTAGGATATGCTTTAATGTTCTGGctaaccataaaaaaaaaacctctgccaGTAACAGTTTCTTCCTTGAACTGATGTTCTGAGCAGGTGTTTCTGGTTGTGGAGAAAAGATCTTCCTTGTGTAAGAATTATTCTTGAGACCTTGTTGCCTCCTAGAAGAGGGCTCAACTCCTGCAACTAATAGatgtaaaatataaagcaaatttGTGTGACTACTAATTTGTTTACAGCAAAGTACCTGAGATTCCAAGAGCTAATGTGGATACTAACAAAGCATGACCTGTTGGTAGAAGATGGAGTACACCTTCAGGTTTCTACTCTTGTAGTTTGAAATTGAAGCTAGTGGTACTAATAGGATCATAACTCATAACTCTTCCTTGCTGCACTTTTATTGGAGATTTCACATTTATTCTATACCCTTAACATTTTAACAGGGGAATCCAAGCACTTGCTACTCTGCACACTTCCAGTGTAAAGCTAATGACACCAAATCTGTAACCTATTTCTAGCTTTAAACACCAGCACCGTTCCTCAGTTCACTCCTTAACGCTGCCCAGGCAAGTGGCTCCCTTTCTAGATTTAAAACTTAAGTTCTTCAGGCTTCTGCAGGTCTTCACTTCAAACAGAAGCAAATAGTTACTGTGAAGCCACTGTCACAGTATTTGTGTGTCGGGCAAAACCAAGAGAAGCTATAGAAATTCTGCTGGAGACCTTCTCCATGAGCCTTCCAGATCAGAGGTTGGGTAAGAACTTGTCTGTGGCATTTAGCATTGGTCAGCAATTAGTTCTAGTCAGTCTTCTAGACTGTCTGATTCATAGCTAGCTAAACCTGTCTTGTGTTACTGACCCTTGATATTAATGCTAATACTTGTAACTTCTTCTTCAGGTCTGCAATGAGAACTCACTGTTTAAAAGTGAGGCTCGCTATCTGGTGCGCAGGAAGGACCCTGAGCTCTGGGCAAAtgttctggaagaaaacaaccCATTCAGGCGGCAGCTTATTGACCAGGTACAGCACAAAGGCTAAATTTTCAGTATGAGGAGACCTCAGGATGTCTCAGAAACATTATGGAGCATTAAAGTAGCTGGTTTTACCACAAGGTCCCTTAAGGCCCCATCTCAACCATATAGAAATTTCTAAGAGTTTGAGTGGCAGGTATTAATTCTGACCTTCATGGTGAGAAAATCTAGTTACCAGTAAGACATCATTTCTGTCCTGTGGAGTGACCTACCTTTGGTGAATTTGCTCCCTACACAGACAGAAGGTGTGACTTTTAATAGCTATGTCCTGTATAGAAGTAGCTTGCTCTTGCTGTTTATGACAAAATACTCTCAAAGTTCTGAGGCCTTAATTTGTAGTTCACTGGAATATGTTGGCAATTATCTCATTTGGGGAAAACACTTAATACTCTCCTGCCTTCAAATCCAGGTTGTCCAAACAGCTTTATCAGAGACACAGGATCCAGAGGAAGTTTCTGTAACTGTGAAAGCTTTCATGACAGCTGACCTGCCTAATGAATTGATTGAGTTATTGGAAAAAATTGTCTTGGATAATTCTGTATTCAGTGAACACAGGTAAGAGGAGAGCTTTGTCCACAAGTTTAGCCTATTCAGTGTCTTTGTTTAGGTTGAAGTGACCAAAGTTATTTGTGGGTCTCTTGGTTGCAGGACCCAAGCACTCTTAAATGTGTAGAATGaggtgaaaaagcaaaatttgaagTGCTCTGTGCTTTAAGAACAGAGCTAGTTCACACTATGCAGTTAACAGTGATGTGTTAAGAGAACACTGATATTGataagccttttctttttggaaggCGAATATCAGTGCTTCTCAATCTGGGGTTGAAAGGTTGTTGCTAGTGACAGCAAGTGGGtgtatttttttgcatgtatAATATGTCACTTAAGTAGGTGTTACCATGCACTGCTTACAGCCTATGCCTTCTGTTAACCAAAGGAATCTCCAGAATCTGCTGATCCTGACTGCCATTAAGGCTGACCGCACTCGTGTGATGGAATACATCAATCGGCTGGATAACTATGATGCCCCAGATATTGCAAACATTGCCATCAGTAATGAGCTATATGAAGAAGCATTTGCTATATTCAGAAAATTTGATGTTAATACTTCAGCAATTCAGGTGAGGTGTAGTTCCTGCATGAAGGTGTAGAATGCTAGTAATGAAGAGAATGGGGAGTGTACTGTTACATTGATTCTCAAGGGGTGATTGTCACTTAAATCATTGAGACTTGAGTAGAGTTCCCATATGATACCAAGTTTCAGGGAGAAGTGGGATTATGTGCGAAGAATAGCAAAACAGAGTCAAAATAATGACTTCAGAGACTGGTCTGGTCAGAGTAATCAAAATTTTGCGAAGTTGCACTGTACGCTTGGGGTGTGTGCACTGGATTTGAATCATGTGGCTACTTTGGAGACTCCTACTTGAAAGGTGTAGGAGAACCAAATGCTACTAGGCATTATCTGTAGGCCAGCATTGACTTCTGTAAGGCAGAGGAGAAACATTAGCAACAAGAGTCTTATTCTGACTACCTCTACTGCAATGGACAGAAATGGCTGTTCTAAAAGAAGTTAGCTTCATACTGCTTACACAGAACACTTGAAGAAAGAGTTCTGTTAGAAAGGACAATGTTacaaagctttgatttttaactTGCAACTTCAATTTCAAACAGGTGCTGATTGAGCACATTGGCAACTTAGACCGTGCTTATGAATTTGCAGAGAGATGTAATGAACCAGCAGTATGGAGCCAGCTAGCCAGAGCACAGCTCCAGAAGGACTTGGTGAAAGAAGCCATTGACTCCTACATAAAGGCAGATGATCCTTCTGCCTACATGGAGGTTGTTCAAGCAGCTAATAGAAATGGTAAGGCAAAGTATCCTCAAACTTAAGATTGTTTGGATATGAGCTAGGTTATTGCATCTACATTGAGCAGCAGGGATTCTTATGAATTCTGTTTCAGAGGAAATGGGAGCAGTCAGTGTGTGGAATGGATGAATCAATGTTTAGTGGGATTCCTGTTAACAAGCTTGTCTGTGTCGCTACACCAAAGATAGACCTTCCTGTGGAGATAATTTGGACTGTTACTATTTCAAGTATAGCCAAgtataatgtatttatttagctGTATGTGGCAGAATTGCTTGCCAACTGGATTCTATAATAGTTGCAAGAAGTTCAGCCTTACATGAAGGTGATGTGGTGTTTAGCAGGGACTTTCTTAACTCAAATGCAGATGGCTTAGTATCATGGTGGAAGAGATCCTCAAGACTACGAGCGAAGACTGTTCCTAAGGTGGGCAAGGTGAGCAATACAGAATGACTAAACAAAGGATCTTGTatatcttttctctcttcaagATAACTGGGAGGACCTAGTCAAGTTCTTACAGATGGCCAGGAAGAAGGCTAGAGAGTCTTATGTAGAGACAgaacttatttttgctttggctaAAACTAATCGTCTGTCAGAACTGGAGGAGTTTATTAGTGGCCCTAATAATGCCCATATACAACAGGTATGTCTTGATCCACAGTTCCTGTGTGTGAATGACTTGCTGCTTAGCTGACTTCTGATTTTTTGCTGTTATCCTTGTTTATCTTGGGACTCCTAATCCAGGTTGGTGATCGCTGTTATGAAGAGGGGATGTATGAAGCAGCAAAACTACTCTATAACAACGTATCTAACTTTGCTCGCCTGGCATCTACCTTGGTGCACCTTGGAGAGTATCAGGCGGCAGTGGACAGTGGCCGCAAAGCCAACAGCACAAGGACTTGGAAAGAGGTAACTTAAACACGTGTTTATTAATGGTTTGCAGAATGTGCTGTACTGTTGCTTCTGATCATGTTTTAGCTCTGATAGTAGCTTGCTAACTGTTTCTGGCTACAAAGTATGTCTGTAGATTTATAAGCTGTCCTCTTGTCCAAGATAACAAAGCttaatttcaaaacactgtaaaatgaaTGGCAGAGATGTTAATTCTAGAACTAGCATTATAGAAATATCTATTTGGAACTGTACGTAAGCCTCAAATTTGGTAAAGCTTTGCTAATTAGCTTTCCCTTTAATATAAAGAGATGAAGCATTGCAGTATTCTCTTGTTGACTGACTATTTGCCAACTCTCATTACAGGTATGCTTTGCCTGTGTGGATGGAAAAGAATTCCGCTTGGCACAGATCTGTGGCTTGCACATAGTCATCCATGCTGATGAACTTGAAGAGCTGATCAGTTATTATCAGGTTAGATCACTGTTAATATCCTAGAAGACTTTAGACAGCACACTTGTATGGGCTAGTAAAGTGGTCACAGACAAAACCCGATACTGTGTGGGGCTGATCTTTAAATTTAttcttcctccatctccattTCCCAATAGCtgcatgcattttttctgtAGTAAATGGAAGGATGATAGCTTTCCCTATCCCTTCTTTTACAATTCTGTTACCTCACTGGAATCATGTCTTGCAAATCTAAGTACTCTCATTTGGAGAGAAAATCAAAGCATATTGAATTTAAGTAAATATGCATTTTAGCAAGCTTTAAAGTGCCAGTTGGTCATGAATTTGCAATTAATCcttattttcctaatatccaggATCGTGGCTACTTTGAAGAACTGATTGCCCTTTTGGAAGCTGCTTTGGGCCTAGAGCGTGCTCACATGGGAATGTTTACTGAACTTGCCATCTTATACTCTAAATTCAAGCCTCAGAAAATGAGGGAACACCTGGAGCTCTTCTGGTCTAGAGTTAATATTCCAAAGGTATGCAGTAGGGTAGCTACACTGCAAGTGCAGGTGGGAAGCTGTCAGTGAATCAAactggtattttttgttttatcaggTGCTCAGAGCTGCAGAACAGGCTCATCTCTGGGCAGAACTTGTATTCCTCTATGACAAGTATGAGGAGTATGACAATGCAATAATTACTATGATGAACCATCCCACTGATGCCTGGAAAGAAGGGCAGTTTAAAGACATAATTGCTAAGGTAAGTAACTAGTTAACTGAAAGTGTTGAAAGTTTCTTTCAGAACAGAGGCAAAAATGTACAATAGAATTGCTGTTTAGAAAATGAGTTTGCTTAAGCTACTACTCAGTTTTCCTGCTGTACTTAAAAGAACCTCCAATCAGTTTAGCAGAAGAATTAATCTAATCTTATACTCTGTTTTTGCTGTGCAGCACATTCTGTTGAGTGGCAGCAGCTAGCACAGAATGTTTTCAGAGACTGCTCAGGATCATAGGTCACAAGCAAGAGGCGTAACCTCCTTAATACCTTTGAGCTGACTGCTGTCTTAGTCTGAGGCTGTAACTGTTCTTGAAAGATCTCtgcaaatgttttcagctgtttcagtgTCAGAATTGAGGTGGGCAGTCCCATGAATACAGCAGAGAATAGTGAATTGATGAATAGTTTAGACAAGATTTGAGACTGAATGCATTCTTGTTGGTCTTATGGGTTTCAAGGCAACAACTTAGACTGGTTAAGGCTACAGCCCTTACTGGCTTCAGGAGTTCAACAAATGGTCACATTAACTGTAGTGGGCTACCTGTGCCAGGATGTCTTAACTGTGGATGGGTTAGAATTGGTTTGTACTACCCCTGGTAGCTTGTGAGTTCACTGTCTGGAAGCAGATGGCACAAGAAGCAGTCATAAGATTGAATAAGAATTCTGCACGTAAGTGTAACACTTCTGACCTCTAGAAGGaaacttcagcttttatttgtCAGATAAACTTTGTGCCGAGTTAAGTGGTCTGAGCTAAGCACCTTAAGCTTACTTGTGTTTGAACTACTAGCTAGTGTCTAACCATGCAGGTGGCCAATGTGGAGCTGTACTACAAAGCCTTGCAGTTCTACTTGGACTACAAACCTCTGCTGATCAACGATCTCCTGCTTGTATTATCTCCACGACTGGATCACACCAGGACAGTCAATTTTTTCTCAAAGGTGAGCTTGGGACATAGTAGATGAAGAAGAAATCTTGCTCAGGGTAAAACACTCCAGTCTCTGGCTGGAAAAAAGGGTTGGTATCTGTCAAGTAGCTTTGCCTCCACTATAAAGTACTGAGAAGCAGCCCAATCCTGATTTGATATGGGAAACACTGGAAGAGTTAGCATAGCTGGCCTAGGaagccattttattttacttctggcAAAACAAGATGCTTTGTCTGAAGGGTCCTGACAGTAAGCACAAACTCTTGCAATAAGTAGGAACCTGTTTCAGGATTATGAAGTGTCAGAATTGGTATGCTTAATCTTGTATTGGAAATGTCTTAATTCCAGGTTAATCAGCTACTTCTAGTAAAGCCTTATCTGCGTTCAGTCCAGAATCACAACAACAAAGGAGTTAATGAAGCTCTAAACAACCTTTTAACAGAGGAGGAAGATTACCAGGTGAGCCCCACAAAATAGATTGCTAGGCCTGAGGGATGCTTCTTTCTCCAACAAAAAGAAGCCATAGTTTAGTTGTTCCTCAGGTGACACAGAGCAATTCCCTTGAGTAGAAGATAAATTTTTCAATGCAGTGGTGGGGGGTGGAATCAGACCCTTTGTGGGCAGGAGTCTGGAGACATTGTGATTTGCAAGCAAAACAGATGCCACAGTTGTTTTTCTCAGAACAGACTTCACAAAGGTCAATATCAGGTGTGTACTCTACTGGGCAACACTTCTGTAAACAGATTTGCTTCTGGCCCCACTGGCTGCTATTTGGAAGACATGCTTTGTCTTTTAAAGGTAACTAGCTTTTATGTTATGTCAAGTAAAGTCAGTATGACCAAATTTGCAtcttgctttattaaaaattatcttttggAGAGATGCATGAAAATAAGCAGGGTAAGCTGTAGCCATAGTACCAATATCCAGCTGGCAGAACATAAGCATTTGTGCACCATGCTTAGAAGCTTCTCTACTGTATTTCTTGCCCTACTACCATCTGGAAGCATGTGTAACATCTCTCTCTCAAACAGGGTTTGAGAGCTTCCATTGATGCCTATGACAACTTTGATAACATAACATTGGCTCAGCGTCTGGAAAAGCATGAACTAATTGAATTTAGGCGTATTGCGGCATACTTGTATAAGGGTAACAACCGCTGGAAACAGAGTGTGGAGCTATGCAAGAAAGACCGTCTGTATAAGGTGAGTTAATGCAGCTTGTTTCCCAGACTGTCAAAAAGAAGTATGATCTGTGAAGCATAGATCTCCTAGATACTGAATGTGTTTTGTTAGTTTCAAATTTGGATTTCTAATTAGCCTTAGCCCTTCACTTGAAGTTTAAGGAAAGACTCTCAGAGCAGAAGTGTTTGCAATTTCATATTCACTTCTTAAATCTAATTTCATAatgttcccctgtacttggaGATCTATCTATATCAATCAGTGACATCTGTACAGTTTTCTGTATCAGTATGGAATGTCTTCCAGAGAACTGAAGACTTAGGCCCTTGTAAGAGTACAGATGAAACATGATTACAGTGGTATAGTCTTCAAGCCTGCAGTGAGTTCACATGGGCCAGTTTTTGCCTACTGTGTAGGAGAGCTGGCAAATAGTTTTCTGTCTTGCCACATAGCAAGCAGTTGATGCAATAATCTCTTCTGCTCTGGATAATCCTTAATAGTTAACGTTGAGGTAGATGGGATACCAGAAAGACTGTTTATCCTCTCTGCTACAAAACTaagcaaaaaaatctcatcAGGTCACTTCAAATACTAAGGAAAGCCTGTTGGATAGTGTTCATACAAGTATCTGGGTTGCCTCAAAATAAGAAGACTTAACTGAGTGTATGTACTGTAGCTTGGCTCCTACAGAACATGCCTGGTGTGGTGTTAAAGACTAACTTCATGGTATGCCAAATACGTGGCTTATCTAGCTACCAGTAACATGTGCATAAGGTGTAAAGCAAGATGCCAACAGGCAAGGGTCAAGCTTAACTGTTGTTCTTTTCTGTAGGATGCTATGCAGTATGCTGCAGAGTCCAAAGATGCAGAGCTAGCTGAGAAACTGCTTCAGTGGTTCCTGGAAGAAGGCAAGC
This genomic interval from Buteo buteo chromosome 11, bButBut1.hap1.1, whole genome shotgun sequence contains the following:
- the CLTCL1 gene encoding clathrin heavy chain 2 isoform X3, with product MAQILPIRFQEHFQLQNLGINPANIGFSTLTMESDKFICIREKVGEQAQVVIIDMSDPTTPIRRPISAESAIMNPASKVIALKAGKTLQIFNIEMKSKMKAHTMAEEVIFWKWISVNTVALVTETAVYHWSMEGESQPQKMFDRHASLAGCQIINYRTDEHQKWLLLIGISAQQNRVVGAMQLYSVDRKVSQPIEGHAAAFAEFKIEGNAKPSTLFCFAVRSPAGGKLHIIEVGQPATGNQPFVKKAVDVFFPPEAQTDFPVAMQIGIKHGVIYLITKYGYIHMYDLESGVCIYMNRISADTIFVTAPHEPTSGIIGVNKKGQVLSVCVEEDNIVNYATNVLQNPDLGLRMAIRSNLAGAEELFARKFNTLFAQGSYADAAKVAASAPKGILRTSDTIRKFQSVPAQPGQASPLLQYFGILLDQGQLNKFESLELCRPVLQQGRKQLLEKWLKEDKLECSEELGDLVKTADPTLALSVYLRANVPNKVIQCFAETGQFQKIVLYAKKVGYTPDWIFLLRSVMRVSPEQGLQFSQMLVQDEEPLANINQIVDVFMENSLIQQCTSFLLDALKNNRPAEGHLQTRLLEMNLIHAPQVADAILGNQMFTHYDRAHIAQLCEKAGLLQRALEHYTDLYDIKRAVVHTHLLNPEWLVNFFGSLSVEDSVECLRAMLSANIRQNLQLCVQVASKYHEQLGTQSLVELFESFKSYEGLFYFLGSIVNFSQDPDVHFKYIQAACKTGQIKEVERICRESNCYNPERVKNFLKEAKLTDQLPLIIVCDRFDFVHDLVLYLYRNNLQKYIEIYVQKVNPSRIPAVVGGLLDVDCSEDVIKNLIMVVRGQFSTDELVAEVEKRNRLKLLLPWLESRIHEGCEEPATHNALAKIYIDSNNNPERFLRENPYYDSRVVGKYCEKRDPHLACVAYERGQCDLELIKVCNENSLFKSEARYLVRRKDPELWANVLEENNPFRRQLIDQVVQTALSETQDPEEVSVTVKAFMTADLPNELIELLEKIVLDNSVFSEHRNLQNLLILTAIKADRTRVMEYINRLDNYDAPDIANIAISNELYEEAFAIFRKFDVNTSAIQVLIEHIGNLDRAYEFAERCNEPAVWSQLARAQLQKDLVKEAIDSYIKADDPSAYMEVVQAANRNDNWEDLVKFLQMARKKARESYVETELIFALAKTNRLSELEEFISGPNNAHIQQVGDRCYEEGMYEAAKLLYNNVSNFARLASTLVHLGEYQAAVDSGRKANSTRTWKEVCFACVDGKEFRLAQICGLHIVIHADELEELISYYQDRGYFEELIALLEAALGLERAHMGMFTELAILYSKFKPQKMREHLELFWSRVNIPKVLRAAEQAHLWAELVFLYDKYEEYDNAIITMMNHPTDAWKEGQFKDIIAKVANVELYYKALQFYLDYKPLLINDLLLVLSPRLDHTRTVNFFSKVNQLLLVKPYLRSVQNHNNKGVNEALNNLLTEEEDYQGLRASIDAYDNFDNITLAQRLEKHELIEFRRIAAYLYKGNNRWKQSVELCKKDRLYKDAMQYAAESKDAELAEKLLQWFLEEGKQECFAACLFTCYDLLHPDVVLELAWRHNIMDFAMPYFIQVMREYLTKVDGLFYKVDKLDASESLRKEEEQVTEPTPIVFGQQLMLTAGPSAVPPQANFPYGYTAPGFTQPPVYGFNM